One genomic window of Gossypium hirsutum isolate 1008001.06 chromosome D11, Gossypium_hirsutum_v2.1, whole genome shotgun sequence includes the following:
- the LOC107930920 gene encoding phytosulfokine receptor 2, with the protein MLEVLFLAWDKGFRKVKVECDNALLVELLLSAGGASNNLLELWLLHQAIFRVEGGDCCEWIGVICQNSTGHVNQLHLTSPLSEPDFFAPYVEWEAYYNSMLGGNINPSLLELKHLSSLDLSNNNFSNIHIPKFLGVLGSLTHLNLSQAGFQGAIPQNLGNLSKLQYLDLRGDTMYRWDIKVKSLQWVSGLSSLQYLDLSGADLSKATDWLQVTFKHPSLLELHLSNCGLEDDPSPISVNSTKSLVILDLSLNRFSSVPKSIFSLHGLMSIDISENSLEGPIPDYFGNISFLKVLDLRSNSLNSSIPNSMYSLYHLQFLSLGDNQLQGIISSAIGNFSSVTHLDLSHNDMLEGRLPTSLEYLCKLKEMDLSYNKIDGGISKILQSLSRCRSGSLESLDMADNQLSGHLTDQLGQFKNLSYLSLAQNKISGPIPSSIGELWSLKFFDVSKNQLNGQIPLSIGELSSLKFFDVSENQLNGTFPLCFGQLESLETLDFGYNLLEGVVLEPHFSHLTRLTTLKASHNRLKFEPNSS; encoded by the exons ATGTTGGAAGTATTATTCTTAGCTTGGGATAAAGGATTTCGGAAAGTTAAAGTTGAGTGTGATAATGCTTTGTTGGTTGAATTACTTTTGTCTGCTGGAGGAGCTAGTAATAATTTACTGGAACTGTGGCTGCTACATCAA GCTATCTTCAGGGTTGAAGGTGGGGATTGCTGTGAATGGATTGGTGTCATCTGCCAAAACTCAACAGGCCACGTCAACCAACTGCACTTGACTTCTCCTCTTTCAGAGCCTGATTTCTTCGCACCATATGTTGAATGGGAAGCTTACTACAATTCCATGCTAGGAGGGAATATCAATCCTTCGCTACTGGAGTTGAAGCATCTAAGTTCCCTGGACTTGAGCAATAACAATTTTAGCAACATACATATCCCAAAATTTTTGGGTGTGCTGGGGAGTTTAACACATCTTAACCTCTCTCAAGCAGGATTCCAGGGAGCAATTCCTCAAAACCTGGGGAATCTTTCAAAGTTGCAATATCTTGATCTTCGTGGTGATACTATGTACCGGTGGGATATCAAAGTTAAAAGTCTTCAATGGGTTTCTGGACTTTCTTCCTTGCAGTACCTTGATTTGAGTGGTGCGGATCTTTCTAAAGCAACTGATTGGCTACAGGTAACATTCAAACATCCTTCTTTGTTAGAGTTGCACTTGTCAAATTGTGGTTTGGAAGATGATCCATCTCCGATTAGTGTTAATTCTACAAAATCACTGGTTATTCTTGATCTTTCTTTGAACCGCTTTTCTTCAGTACCTAAGTCGATATTTAGTCTTCATGGTCTTATGTCCATTGATATTAGTGAGAATTCTTTGGAAGGCCCAATTCCAGATTACTTTGGGAACATCTCGTTTCTTAAAGTTCTTGATCTTCGTTCGAACTCACTCAATTCATCCATACCCAACTCCATGTACAGTTTATACCATCTTCAGTTCCTTAGTCTTGGTGATAACCAGTTACAAGGAATAATCTCGAGTGCCATTGGAAACTTCAGCTCTGTTACTCATCTTGATCTTTCTCATAATGATATGTTGGAAGGAAGATTACCAACCTCTCTGGAATATCTGTGCAAATTGAAGGAGATGGATTTGTCATACAATAAAATTGACGGTGGAATATCAAAAATCCTACAGAGTTTGTCTAGATGTCGTTCGGGTTCCTTAGAGTCATTGGATATGGCAGATAACCAACTTTCTGGCCATTTAACTGATCAACTTGGACAATTTAAAAATCTATCTTACTTGTCCCTTGCTCAAAACAAAATTTCTGGTCCCATTCCATCATCCATAGGGGAGTTATGGTCTTTGAAATTCTTTGAtgtttcaaaaaatcaattaaatggtCAAATTCCATTGTCTATAGGGGAGTTATCATCTTTGAAGTTCTTCGATGTATCAGAAAATCAATTAAATGGTACTTTTCCTCTATGTTTTGGACAACTGGAAAGT
- the LOC107930900 gene encoding receptor-like protein EIX2 codes for MAGTIATMKSITITLFPFLIVILAICFSFCDANSNVLCIESERKALLKFKNDLVDPSNRLSSWVEGGDCCKWLGVVCHNSTGHINQLHLAAPLSVPHFDAPVGEWDAYHRSKNNSPLGGKINPSLLELKHLSSLDLSNNNFSGIQIPKFFGLLESLTYLNLSQARFRGAIPHNLGNLSKLQYLDLGCNQLEGVVSESHFSNLTRLTTLAASQNKLRFDPNSSWIPPFQCRIIKLGQWNLGPKFPRWLKFQKNLSVLDISDAGISDILPTWLLNSSTQFEYVNLSCNQLTGGISYLNVTEIVDLSSNQFTGPLPRVFPTLQILILSTNSFSGPLFEFVCNSLRKGPMRILAFETNLLSGEIPDCWDHWRGLGYLNLENNTLTGKIPPSLGHLNLSVLNLRRNGMSGEIPSTLQHSTRLIMLDLSDNHFNGSVPAWIGVKLSKLEILSLRSNNFDGHLPQKICQLQSLRILDLGHNGISGAIPKCFSNFSAMANKSNQQCYMFQWSSISTNFLFLSALLVLKGREDEYGATLGLVTSICLSTNRLIGEIPKEFGSLVALRSLNLSGNLLIGNIPDEIGNMQLVESLDLSRNQLNGEIPPSFSKLNFLNHFNVSYNNLIGQIPTSTQLQSFESLSYVGNHLCGPPLTKNCTSKGISTDAANNGINSEGSKVNWLYVSIVIGFVMGFWGVVAPLFFSRSWRHAYYRKLDHVGRQLYVFWSIMGI; via the coding sequence ATGGCTGGTACCATCGCAACCATGAAAAGTATTACAATTACCTTATTCCCATTTCTTATTGTCATTCTAGCTATCTGTTTTAGCTTTTGTGATGCCAATTCCAATGTGCTTTGCATAGAAAGTGAGAGAAAAGCCCTTCTGAAGTTCAAGAATGATCTCGTTGACCCTTCAAACAGGTTGTCTTCTTGGGTTGAAGGTGGGGATTGCTGTAAATGGCTCGGTGTCGTGTGCCATAACTCAACAGGCCATATCAACCAACTGCACTTGGCTGCTCCTCTTTCAGTGCCCCATTTTGATGCACCAGTTGGTGAATGGGACGCTTACCATCGATCAAAGAACAATTCCCCGCTAGGAGGCAAAATAAATCCTTCACTGCTGGAGTTGAAGCATCTCAGTTCCCTGGACTTGAGCAATAACAATTTTAGCGGCATACAGATTCCGAAGTTTTTCGGTTTGCTGGAGAGTTTAACATATCTTAATCTCTCTCAAGCACGATTCCGGGGCGCAATTCCTCATAACCTGGGGAATCTTTCAAAGTTGCAGTATCTGGATTTGGGGTGTAACCAATTGgaaggagttgtatcagaatcCCATTTTTCTAATCTCACGAGATTGACAACTCTAGCGGCATCACAGAACAAGCTGAGATTTGACCCAAACTCAAGCTGGATTCCCCCGTTTCAATGTCGAATTATCAAATTGGGGCAATGGAATCTTGGCCCCAAGTTTCCTCGATGGTTAAAGTTCCAAAAGAATTTATCTGTTTTAGATATCTCGGATGCAGGAATTTCGGATATCTTGCCCACTTGGCTTTTGAACTCGTCTACTCAATTTGAATATGTAAATCTTTCCTGTAATCAACTTACTGGAGGGATTTCATATTTGAACGTGACAGAAATTGTTGACTTGAGTTCAAACCAATTCACAGGCCCATTGCCAAGAGTATTCCCaactttacaaattttaattttgtcaaCTAATTCATTTTCAGGCCCGCTTTTTGAATTCGTTTGTAATTCATTAAGAAAGGGACCAATGAGAATTCTTGCCTTTGAAACAAACCTTCTCTCCGGAGAAATCCCAGATTGCTGGGATCATTGGCGAGGTTTGGGTTACTTGAATTTGGAAAACAACACTTTGACCGGAAAAATCCCACCTTCTTTGGGACATTTAAATCTTTCAGTGCTAAACCTTCGTCGCAATGGCATGTCTGGAGAAATACCATCTACGTTACAACATTCTACGAGGTTGATTATGCTTGATCTTAGTGACAATCATTTCAATGGAAGTGTACCAGCATGGATTGGGGTCAAACTCTCGAAACTTGAGATTCTAAGCCTTCGATCGAATAACTTTGATGGCCACCTTCCTCAAAAAATTTGTCAACTTCAATCTCTTCGGATCTTGGACCTTGGCCATAACGGCATTTCAGGAGCTATTCCAAAATGTTTTAGTAATTTTAGTGCAATGGCTAACAAGAGCAACCAGCAGTGCTATATGTTTCAGTGGTCAAGTATCAGTACTAATTTCCTTTTTTTGAGTGCATTATTGGTGCTGAAAGGACGAGAGGATGAATACGGTGCCACACTAGGGCTTGTTACGAGCATCTGCCTTTCAACTAATAGACTAATTGGAGAGATCCCAAAAGAATTTGGAAGTCTCGTTGCGCTACGGTCATTAAATCTATCAGGGAATCTCCTAATAGGAAATATACCGGATGAAATTGGCAACATGCAGTTGGTGGAATCTCTTGATTTGTCGAGGAATCAATTGAATGGTGAAATCCCTCCAAGTTTTTCCAAATTGAATTTCTTGAATCACTTCAATGTGTCCTACAACAACTTGATAGGACAAATCCCAACAAGCACTCAGCTTCAAAGCTTTGAAAGCTTGTCTTACGTGGGAAATCATCTTTGCGGACCTCCTCTCACTAAAAATTGCACCTCAAAAGGTATTTCAACTGATGCAGCAAATAATGGAATTAACAGTGAAGGAAGTAAAGTGAATTGGCTTTATGTCAGCATAGTTATTggctttgtaatgggattttggggtGTAGTGGCTCCCTTGTTTTTCAGCAGGTCTTGGAGGCATGCATACTATCGAAAGTTGGATCATGTTGGTCGACAGCTGTATGTGTTTTGGTCTATTATGGGTATATAG